Genomic DNA from Betaproteobacteria bacterium:
CGCTCCGATGTTGCCGGCCGCGCCCGGCCGGGAGTCGACCATGACCGGCTGACCCCAGCTCTCGGTCAGCTTCTGGGCCATGAGGCGCAACACGCCGTCTATCGCGCTGCCGGAGGGCCACGGAAAGACCCAGCGAACCGGCTTGTCGGGATAACTCTGAGCCGCACCCGCCGCCGTGCTGAACACACACAACAACATCACAGCAAGATTTGCGAATATCCGCGTGTTCATGCTTTCCTCCAAGCTGTCATGAGTTCAGAAACTGGACATGATCAAGTCCATGAACCGGCTGCCTCGGACGCCGCCTTGATCGGGATGCCGCCCCGGCGCACCCATCGATAGCGACTGTCGAGAACATCCGCGAGCGGCCGGCGTCGCTCGTCGGAAACCGCGATCCACATACGCAGCAGATGCCGCTGCCGCTCCGGCTCCTCGTAGTCCTCGAAAGCGGTGCGCGCGTGCATCGTGATGTGGTTGTTGATGAGCTGGATGTCGCCTTCCCGGAAGTCCATCGAGAGCATCAGCTCGGGCCGGTTGGCGATCTCCTGCACCCGTTCCAGCGCTTCGAGCTGGATCGGCGCCGGCGCGTACTGCCCGCCGAACCGCGCCGCCGATTTGTAATACGGCAGGCTGACGATGCGCGCCGTGATCCTGCCGTCGCGCTCGCTGAACATGGGAATCGTGAAGAACGGCGGCTCGCCTGCCGGTTCCTCGCCGCGCCAGTCGAGGTGAAACATGCCGTAGAGCGCGTCCAGGAGATCCGGCCGCTCCGCACGCAGCACGTTGTGGATAGTAAGTGCGCTCACGATCTTGCTTTCGCCGCCCGATTTCGCGGTGCGCACGCAGAACAGCCCGATCATGTCGACGGGCAGCAGATCGGTGTGGAAATCCATGCGCTCTCGGGTCTGATAGCCGCGGGCGTTGGGGTCGGCGTGGACCCGCCCTTCGTCCCGCACGTGCCCGAGGAGATGGCCGCGCGCGTTCTGCGATACCGGCGTGCCCAGGTGCACGCCGAGCCCCCAGTACAGGAGCTCGCATTCCGCGGCCGTATAGCGGCTGCGCGGGATGCCGCGTATCAGCATGAAGCCGCGGCCGTTCTCGATCTCGTCGAGTATCCCGTCGAGCTCGCGCGCGAAATTCAGAAGCGGAAAGGCGTCCGCCGAAAAAGGGATCGTCGCGCCGAGGCGCTTCGCATGCGCGAGCGCGGCGTCGATTTCTTCCACCGCGTTCGCGTCGAGGTGATGGATCCACGAGCGGTCGTGCTGGATTTCCGAGCCGGTCCAGGCGCCCGGCCCGGTGACGGCGTCACGTTTCTGGGCTGTCATGTGCGCTTGTTTCCTCCTGTAATTGCGAAAATCCTGGACACGCACGCGCCTGACAAATGTCCTCCCTCGCGCTGTAACATCGGCGCTAAGACCGCGAGGAGGGCAACCGTATGACTGATACGATGTTGAAGCCCGCATCCAGCGCTATTGCGGACGCACCAGAGCCGCTCGCGATCGTTCGCGTCGACGCGATTCCCGTCGCGTTGCCGCTTCTGAAACCGGTCGTGATGGCGGGCGAGCGGATCGAGCGCTCGAAGAGTCTCATCGTGCGCGTCGAGGCCGCGAACGGACTCGTGGGCTGGGGTGAAGCGTCCGCTGCGCCGCTCATGACCGGGGACCTGCTCGTCGGCATGTGCGCGGCGGTAAACGACCACCTGGCGCCGCTCGTCGTGGGTCAGGATGCGATGCGCCGGGCCGCGCTCGCCCGGCGCTCGAGTGCGGCGCTGCTGCACAACACCGGCGCGAAATGCGCGCTCGACATGGCGATCAACGATCTGGTCGGTCGCCATCTCGGCATTCCGCTCGTCGAGCTCTTCGGCGGCGCGCTGCGCGACGTGCTCGAGCCCATGTACCTCCTGGGCAACCCCAAAGTGGAAGACGATATCGCCGAAGCGCGCGCCAAGCTTGTCGAGGGATTTCGCTTCTTCAAGCTGAAGATCGGCATCAAGCGGCCGGCGGACGAGGCGGCCGCCGCGCTGCGGGTTCGGCGCGAGCTGGGAGACGAAATCGCGCTTTGCGCCGACGCGAACATGGGCATGAGCTTCGCCGATGCGCAGGCGTTCGCCGAAGGCGCACGTGAAGCGAACCTGCTTTTCATGGAGCAGCCGCTGCACGCCGAGGATTTCGACGGCATGGCCGCGCTGGCGCGCTCGAGTCCCGTGCCGCTCAACGGCGACGAGTCGATCGGCAGCGTGGCGAGCATACGCGCCCTGCATCGCATGGGCGCGATCCAGGGCGCGAACATCAAGGCCATCAAGATGGGTGGAATCGCCGCGACCGTTCATGCGATGCACGTGTGCGGCGCGCTGGGGCTGAACATCAACCTCGCGGGCAAGGTCGCGGAATCGAGCATCGCAGCAGCAGCGCTCGTCCATATGGGGTGTCTCGCGCCCAACCTGAATTGGGGCCTGAACATCACCCACCACTACCTGGCCGAAGACCTGAGCGATTCTCCGCTCGGGATCGAGCGCGGAACCGCGCGCCGCCCCGCCGGACCGGGACTGGGAATAATCGTCAGCGAAGCACGGGTAGCCCGCTTTCGAGCGAGCGTTTTCCCGGAATCGTTTTTGCTGCGCTGTTGGAAGCGCGCCTCGAGTCTCCGCAGCTCGGCGAGCGCTTCCTGCAGACGGTCCGCGCGGCGCACTTGTTCCGCGGACGTGAACGTTTTCACCACGTCCGCGGACGCGCCGCTGTTCGCTTTTTTGAACACGTGCCGGATATCGATATACACCGCGTTGTTGCGCGTGCCGCGGCCCTCGAAGATCTCCGTCGCGCCCGCGCGGTTCAAACCCGATCGGGTCGAACGCTTCATGCGCTCCGGATCGTAGCGGCGCCACCGACGATCAGAACATCTGCTCCGATGTGCTCGACGCCGTTTAATTTCGCGATGCCTCGGTCACTGCAGCGTTCAGTCTGCCCGGATATGGGGCAGTTCGCACTCCACCATGAGTAGCCGTGTGCCCCTGGCTCACGATCGCCTTGAGGCTGTTCGATGCCCGAAACAACACGACCCGCCTCGCGCTTATCGGCACACCTTCCTTCGTTCTGGGGTTGCGACCGGGACGGCTTTTCTTGGCGCGCAGCCGGAACGCTCCAAATCGCGCGAGCTTGACCGTATGCCCTCGCTGAAGCGAAGCGCCTATCTCCTCGAAGAACGCAGCTACCATATCCATCGCGTCATCTTTGCTGATGCCGATGCCCTCGTGTAAAGCTCTCGCGATATGCTCTCTGGTAGTCGTCATCCAGGTTTTCAACGCTCGACTGATACAACGCGTCAGAAAGGCGCCGTCCCGCACACCGTCGTGCGTTCCATCAATCGCCGCAGCGGGAGCGCATAGTCTCCGACTGCGCAATGCTGGGTCGCGCAATTGTCCCAGATCAGCAAGTCGCCGATCTGCCATTGGTGGCGGTAAACGAATTCCGGGTTCTTGATATGGGAGAACAGCTCGGATAAAAGCGCCGTGCTCTCCGGGGCGTCCATGCCCACGATCTGCGTCGTATATCCTTCGTTGACGAACAAGCACTTCCTGCCGCTGTATGGGTGTGTGCGCACCGCCGGATGCTCGATGTCCGGCGTCTTCTTTTTCTGTTCCTCCGTCAATTGCGGCCGCGGACCGCTCTTTCTCTCCCGCGAATAGCCGTGAATGTAGGAATTCACTGCTCGACGCCCGGACAATCTCTGCCTCGTCGCTTCCGGCAGCGCGGCGTAAGCGGCGGTCATACTCGAAAACAGAGTAGCGCCCAACGGGCGGCCGTCCTTTGTTGGAACTTCCCTTGAAAAGTCTGCTCGCCCACTTCTCTGGACAAGTCGATCCCCCGGATCTCGGCGCCGAGCGGGTTGTCAAAGCGCTTGACCTCCATCATGCTCTCCTCCCCTCCTTCATCGAATCGCTGCTTGTCCACCGCTCCTCCATGTGCCGTAGCTCGGGTTTGTCATCCTGGCCCCAAGCGCTTCGTCGCCTCACGCACTTTGTACAGGTCCCGCCTCCTTCAGGGAAACCGAGCGGACGACATAACCCCATCCCTCATCGCGGCGCACGAAGCCTTCCTGCTCAAGGCGACTGAGCCGAAAATGAATGCAACACGGATTCATTCTTGCTCATGTCTTACGTGCCCGTCAACCTGGACATTGAACAATTGGGTTATTCTTCAAGCATTAACCTCTACATTGATCGGTGAGAGGACCGGCTTTGCACACTGTGCCGCCTTCCGGAAGAATTCACCGGTTCCAGACCCGGATTGCCGCCCTCATCGTGATCGCAGCGGCGCCCGGTTTCGCTCTCGCGATCTACAATTACTGGGAGCAGCACCAGCACCAAGCCACGCAGGCGAAACACGCCGTCGTAGTGTTAGGGCAGCTCCTGAAGAGCCGCTACGAGCAGATCGCGGTCGAGGGCCGGCTCGCGCTGGAGTCTGTGGCCCGGCTGCCGGCCGGATTGACGCGCGATCGTGCTCGCTGCGATGCCGCGCTCGCCGACATGCGGCGCCGGCATAAAGCTTTTGTCAATGTGGCGATCGCCGCCCCGGACGGCGTCATCGCGTGCAGCGCGCTGCCCTCCGAGGGCCGGGTCAGTGTGGCCGACCGCCTGTATTTCAGGGAAGCGATGAAGACGCGCGACTTCGCAATCGGCGACTATCAGATCGGCCGCATCACCGGTAAAGCGACAGTGAATTTCGCATACCCCATGCTCGAGCAGGGGCTTCCCGGGGTTGCGATTCTCGCCCTCGACTTCGCATGGATCGAAGCGGCCGTCGCCGAAGCCGCTCTGCCCGCCGGCGCCGCGGTCACGCTGGTGCGCGCCGACGGCATGGTTCTCGCCCGCTATCCGCAGCCTGAAGACTGGCTCGGCCGGACATTTCCCGAGATGGGCCTCATGCATGCGAACCTCGAAGCCAGGACGCTCGCGGCGGCAAAGGGTCCAGATGGAGCAATGCGTTACTACGCTTTCGGTACGCTGAGGGCGGCAGGTGGCGGACCGCAAACTTACTTGAGCGTGGAGATCCCGGAAGCGTCGCTCTTCGCGGACGTGCGCCGCGGATTGTTGCAACATCTCGCGCTTCTCGGTGCGGTGGCAGCGCTCATGATCGCGGCGGCCGTGGCGGCCGGACGCGCGTTCGTGCTGCGTCCCCTTCATGCGCTGGGCCTGGCGGCTAGACGGTTTGCCGATGGAGATCATGACGCTCGGAGCGGCCTCGATTACACCACTGGCGAACTCGGGCGGCTTGCACAGGCGTTCGACCACATGGCGCGCTCCCTGCAGCAGGCCCTCGTGGAGCGGGACCGCGCGCTCGAGGAGATCAGCAATGCAGGCAGCCGCATGCGGGCGCTCATCCAGGCTTCTCCGCTCGCGATTTACACGCTTGATCTCGAGCACAGGATGACGAGCTGGAACGCTGCCGCCGAAAAGCTCTACGGCTGGACGGAGCAGGAGCTGTTGGGGCGCACGCTTCCCATGGTCCCGGAAGGCGGCCGCACGCCGGAGCATTACGCATTGCGCGAGCGCGTTCTCGAAGGCGAAGTGATATCGAACCTCGAGACGCAGCGGAGGCGGCGCGACGGCGTCTTGCTCGACGTGAGTCTCAGCATGGCGCCGCTGTATGACGCCGAAGGCCGGGTGTGCGGTCGCATGAGCATCGTCGCGGACGTGACGGAGCGAAAGCACATGGAGGAAGCGCTGCACCGCGCGCATGCCGAGATGAGCGCGCTCATCCGGGCAGCGCCGCTCGCCATCTACACCCTCGACCTCGACAGCCGCATCACGAGCTGGAGCCCCGCCGCGGAGCGCCTCTACGGCTGGAAGGAGGAGGAGTTGCTGGGACGCTATTCACCGCTCGTTCCGGGCGGGCAGCGCACCGAGGCCGACCATGACGAGGTGCGCCGGCGCATCAGGGAAGGGGAGCGTACGACCAGCCTGGAAGTGCAGCGCGAGCGGCGCGACGGCGCGCTGATATACGTAACCATCGCTCGCGCGCCGCTGTACGACGCGGAAGGCCAGGTCTGCGGACGCATGGTCATCGCTTCCGACATCACCTCGCGCAAAAAGACCGAGGCGGAGCTCGTGCGGTCGCTTTCCCTGCTCCAGGCGACGCTCGACGCTACCGCGGATGGGATCCTCCTGGTGGACACAGAAGGCCGCATCGTGCGCTACAACGCCCGTTTCACGCAGATGTGGTGCATTCCGGACGATGTCCTTGCCGCCGGCGAGGTCGCCGGGGCGCTGCAGTTCGTCATGACGCAGCTCAAGGACCCGGAAGGCTTTCTCGCACGCGTAAAGGAGATCTATGCCCACCCCGAAGCGGAGAGCCGCGATATCGTAGAGCTTGCCGACGGACGGGCCTTCGAGCGTTACTCGCAGCCGCAGCGCATCGAAGGCGCCATTGCCGGGCGGGTGTGGAGCTTCAGCGATATCACCGAGCAGCGGCAGGCGGAGGATCGTCTGACCCGCCTCGCTCAGTACGATACGCTGACGGGCCTTCCGAACCGCTCGCTGTTCCACGACCGGCTGCTGCAGGCGATGGCGCGCGCGGCGCGGCACGAAACTATGGTGGCGCTGATGTTCGTCGATCTGGACAACTTCAAGACCGTCAACGACACCCTCGGGCATCAGGCCGGCGATGCGCTCCTGCAGGAAGTCGCGCGGCGGCTCACCGGCTGCCTGCGCGAGACCGATACCGTCGCGCGCAGGGGCGGAGACGAGTTCACGGTGATGCTCGAGGAAGTGATGCGCGTCGACCAGGTGGGACCCGTCGCGGAAAAAATCATCGCGGCGCTCCGCGAGGCGGCCATGATCAACGGCAAGGCGGTGGCGGTGTCGGCCAGCATCGGCATCACGCTGTATCCGTTCGACACGGAGGACATCGATGAGATGCTGATCCAGGCCGACACTGCGATGTACCGGGCCAAGGAGCGTGGCCGCAACAACTTCCAGTTTTTTTCCCACGACATGAACAGGCGCGCCTGAGAGCGGCGGGCGCGATCTCGTCTGCATCGCGCGCAACCGGGGGCGCGACAAACAGCGGCGACGTTAACCCACGCTCACTCGCCCTTGATGTTCGCTGCCTTGATGACCTTCAGCCACTTCTCGGTCTCTGCGACCATGAGCCTGCCGAATTCCGCGGCGCTCATTTTCTCGGGCACCGCGCCCTGCACATCGAGCTTCTGCCGCATGTCCGGCGCGTCGAGGACCGCGGTTACTTCGGCGTGCATGCGATTGATGATATTGGGAGGCGTCCTGAGCGGCGCGAACATGCCCCACCAGATATAGGTGCTGAAACCGGGTACGCCCGCGTCGCTGATCGTCGGGATGCCAGGCAGTTGCGGATTGGGCCTGGTGCCGCCGACACCCAGCACCTTGAGCCTTCCGCTGCGGATATGTGCAATGAGGGTCGTGATCGAGCCGATCTGTATCTGCGTATTGCCGGCGATCGTGTCGGCAACGGCCGGTCCCCCGCCCTGAAACGGGACGTGCACGATACTGGTACCCGTCATGAGCTTGAAGAGCTCGGTGTTCATGTGCGGAAAGCCGCCGATGCCGGAGGAGGAGTAGTTGAGTGCACCGGGTCTTTTCTTCGCGAGCGCGATCAGCTCCTTGACGGACTTCACGGGCAGCGAGGGATGCACGGCGAGGACGCTGTCGCCGAATCCAAGCAGCGCGACGTGAGCGAACGATTTGACGTAATCGATCCCTTTCGCGCGCTCTTTGTAGATAAGGTGGCCGTACGCGGTCGACGTGATCATGAAGTTGTGGCCGTCCGGCGGCGTCTGCGCGGCGAGCTGCATGCCGAGAATGCTGCCAGCACCCGGCCGGTTGTCGATGATCACCTGCTGTTTGAGGCGCCGCGTGAGCTCGGCTGCGAGGAGCCTTCCGACGATGTCCGTGCTGCCGCCCGGCGGCCACGGGATGATCACGCGGATCGCTTTCTCCGGCCATTCCGCGGCGACCGCGACAGGGGTGAGCGTGATCGATGCGAACAACAGCCCTAAGGCTCCGAGTGACTTTTGGTTCATGTTGCGGTGTCCCTCTCACGTTAAGAAACGAGATCGCCGCGCGAGCGGCACGAAAACAGCTTACCGAATCGAGCGCGCGCCGCGCCGCCTAAGAGCCAGCGTCGCGCCCGCGCCGGTCCATGCTCATTCGATCCGGGCGCCCGAAGCCTTGATCAGCCTGGCGTATTTTTCGTAATCCGCCTTCACGCGGACAGCAAACTCCTCGGGCGTCGCGATCCACGGCTCGAGCGCCTGGCCCGCGAGGCTCTTATGGACGTCCGGCAGCCTGAGCGCCCGGGCGATTTCGCCGTTGAGCTTGTCGATGATCGGGTTCGGTGTTCCCCCCGACGCGAAGACGGCGATCCATGGGCTCATCTCATAGCCGGGCACGCCCGTTTCGGCGATCGTCGGCACCTCGGGCATGAGCGTGAGCCGCTGCGCCGAAGTCGTCGCCACGAGCCGCAGCCGGCCGGCCTTGATCTGCGGCAGGACGGTGGCGAGCGTTGCCGTCATCGCCTGCGTTTCACCCGAAACGATAGCGGTGACTGCCGGCGGCCCGCCTTTGTACGGAACGTGAACGAGCTTGATTCCGGTAAGCCCGATGAACTGCGCCATCGACAGGTGCGGAGCGCTGCCGTTGCCGGACGACGAGTAGAGAATCTGCCCGGGGCTCGCCTTCGCCAGCGCGATGAATTCCTTTACCGATTTCACCGGCAGCGACGGATGCACGATCAGTCCTCCCGGCTGCTGGCAGAGCAGCGCGACCGGCACGAAATCTCTCAACGTGTCGTAGGGAAGCTTCCTGTACATCGTCGCGTTCCCCAGGTGCGTGGTCGACTGCACCATCAGCGTGTAGCCGTCACCCGGCGATTTTGCGACGAGATCCGCGCCTATGGTTCCCGAGGCGCCGGGACGGTTATCGATGACGAATTGCTGCCCGAGCGATTCCGAGACCTTCTGCATCACCGTGCGCCCCACGATGTCGTTCGAACCGCCGGCTGGCCACGGTATGACCACGCGCACCGGCTTGGCGGGATAAGACTGGCTCGAAGCGGAGCCGGACGACAGCGCGAGCGTCGCCAGACCAAGAACCATGAAAAGCCGCAGAGTAAACATCGCTTCCTCCCATCAGTAGCTCGTCGGCCAGTTGGCGAGCCGGTGCTGACCCACCCCTTCAGACAGCCGCAATGTGTGCGTATCAAGCGTTTCCTTCAGGTACTCGCGCGTCTCTCTCGGGTCGAGCACTTCCTTCACACCATAGACAGCGGCGAGATCGTAGGCCCCGCCCATGCGGGCCATGTCCGCGAGGAGTTTCGCGAAGCGCTCCGGATCGTCCTCTTCTTTGACGCCATGCACGACCATCACCGCGGTGCGCGGATTCATGAAGCTCACTTCCGCCGTCCACCAGGCAGCGATCTCGTCCGCGATACCGGCGCCGCCCATATTGATGAAGCCACGGCCATAGCTCTTTCGCAGGATGATGCTGACCTTCGGCACTGAGACCTGCAGAAGGGCGTTCATCCAGTTGATCACCTTGCCGATGACGCCGCGCTTCTCGGCTTCCGGACCGACGAGAAAACCGGGCTGGTCCTGCAGGAATACCAACGGCACGTTGTAGGAATCGCACAGGACGATGAAGTCGGTCGCCTTGCTGCATGCATCGGCATCCATTGCGCCGCCCTTGAACAGCGGATTGTTGGCGATGATGCCGACGGGGCGCCCCTCGATGCGCGCGAGCGCCGTCGTGATGCTGCGCCCGTAGCGTTCCTTCAGCTCGAAAGAGCTGTCCCGGTCGACGATTGCGCGGATCACCTTGCGCACGTCATAAACCTGCGCCGATGACTCGGGGATCAGGTCGAGTATCTGTTTGACCGCTTCGTCAGAGCCTTCAGGCACGGCCGCCACGGGTGGCGGCATGCGGTTGTTGGTGGGCAAATAGGCAAGGAAACGCCTGATCCCATCGATCGCCTCCTGATCGCTATCGACGACAAGATCGGCAAACCCGGAATGCTCCGCGAGCACCTGCCAGCCGCCGAGCTCCTCCGCGCTCACCTCACGGCCGAGCGACATCGATACCACGCGAGGGCTCGCGACGGCCATGACCGCGCCTTTGCGCATGACGCAGAAATCCGAACAGCAGGCGTGCCACGCCGCGGAGCCGAATGCGTTACCCAGTATCGCGGCGGCCCAGGGCGCGTCCCGCGTGCGCAGGAAACGGTTGCCTTCGAAGTTCATGCCCATGCCCTCGCCCATGATGTCGGGCATTCGCACTCCGGTCGATTCGCCGAGGAAGATCACGGGAAAGCCACGGCGGCCCCCTGTATCCTTGACGTGAGCCATCTTGCGGTTGTTGGTGTAGCTCGATGACGATCCCTTGACCGTGAAATCGTAGCCCACCACGCCGACGCGCCGTCCGTCGACCTTGCCGAAACCGGTGACCTTTCCGTCGCACGGCGTGGAAGCGCGCATCTCGGGTATGTACGAGACACCGAACAGGCCCGATTCGCGAAATGTGCCCGGGTCGAGGAGATGATCAATGCGCTCGCGCGCATTCAAAATGCCCTGCTGCGCGCGCCTGGCGAGCTTCTCGAGTCCGCCCATCGCTTTCGCGCGCGCCGCGCGCTCGGCGTCACCCGCGATCTTGTCCGCGAACTTCGTGCTCATGTTCGTCACTTGCCCGCTCCTTCGATTCGTTGGTCGGAGCCGCGGGTCCATGAGGCCCGCTTTCACGCCCATTCGTGCGGTACGTTACCGCAACATCAGCATCCGGAACGCGGATAACCTTGCGGTGGATGCCGCGCGCCGGTCGGACTCCTGACGCCGCAGGTTTCTGGCTATTTGAAAAGCAGCGCGGCGCCGCTCGCGAGCAGCACGGCGCCGACGACCCGACCGAACGTGTGCGGCTCGATGCGGCCGGCCACGCGCTCTGCGAGACGGCCGCCGAGCCACATGAAAGGCAGCGCCACCGCGAGCACGATGAGTGTCGTGCGGTCGTAGAGGCCGAGACCCGCGTAACTCGTCGCACGCAGCGCCGCCTGGACGAGCAGCGTGGTCGTGACCGTCACTCGAAACACATCGCGCGCGAGCTCGAGATTGCTGAAGTAGATCGCATACAACGGACCGGCCGCGCCGCCGAAGAGCGCGCCCAGGAATCCTGCCGTCGTGCTCAGGATTGCCCCCAGCGGCCGCAGCAGAGCGCGCGGTGCGCGCAGCGGGCGCGTGGCCGTCGCGAACGCGAAAACGGCATACGCGACGACGAACAGACCCAGGCCTTTGCGCAGCAGTGCGGCATCGAGCTCGTTCAGGAGGTAGACGCCGCCCGCAACCCCGATCGCCGTGAACGGTATGGTGTATGCGACCTCGCGCCAGAGAACAAGCCGCCGATGCCGGGTCGCGTGTCCCGTCGAGGCGAGCAGGTTGAGAACGGCCACGACGGGTACCACGACCTGCACGGGCAACGCCAGCGCCATGAGCGGAACAGCGACGGCACCGCCGCCAAACCCCGCGGTGCCGCGCACCGCGAAGGCCGCCACGATCACCAGTGCGCAGAATGCCAGTTGCCACGCGGGGAGGTCCTCCATCTCATCTCGCAGAAAACGCTGCGGAGATCAATCCAGTGCACCCCGTCCTTCTTTGCCTGCTCAATTCAGCTTTGCCCCGGAGTCCTTGATGACCTTCGCCCACTTCGTAATCTCTTTTTGCACGTACTGTCCGAACTGCTCGGGCGTATTGCCGACAGGGTCGGCTCCGAGGCGGGTGATGCGCTCGCGGACTTCGGGCTGAGTCAATATCCTGACGATGTCGGCATTGAGGCGCGCGACGAGATCGGAGGCGAGCCCGGCCGGCGCAAAAACACCGAACCAGGCGATGGCTTCGTATCCAGGCAGGCCGGACTCGGCGATTGTCGGCACTTGGGGCACGACAGAGGACCGCTCGAGGGCGGTCACGCCGAGCGCGCGCAAACGGCCCGACTGGATATGGGGCAGCGAGGCCGGAATATTGGGAAACATCAGGAGCACGTTGCCCGCGATGACGTCGGTCAACGCCGGCGCGCTTCCTTTGTAGGGCACGTGCAGCATCTTGATCCCCGCCATGGTCGCGAAAAGCTCGCCGGCGAGATGCTGCGAGAAGCCCACGCCCGCCGACGCATAGGTGAGATCCCTGGGCCTCCCCTTCGCCAAGGCGATGAGCTCCTTCACCGACTTTGCCGGCAATGAGGGATGGACCAGGAGGATATTGGGCGCAGTCGCCACGAGCGTGATCGGCGCGAAGTCTTTCACCGGATGATAGGGAAGCGTTTTGCGAAGGCTCACATTGATCGCGTGGGTCCCCGAATGGCCCATCAGGAGCGTGTAGCCGTCCGGCGCTGCCCGCGCCGCATATTCGGTGCCGATGATCCCGCTCGCACCCGTCCGATTGTCGACGATCACCGGCTGTCCCCATGCTTCCGTCAATTTCTGACCGACAGTGCGCGCGAGGATATCCGTCGCCCCGCCGGGCGGTCCCGGCACCACGAAACGCACGACCCGCTGCGGATAGGTCTGGGCGTGTGTTGCAACGGCTGAGATCGAAAGTGCCAGCGCGAACAGGCTGAGACCAATG
This window encodes:
- a CDS encoding TSUP family transporter gives rise to the protein MEDLPAWQLAFCALVIVAAFAVRGTAGFGGGAVAVPLMALALPVQVVVPVVAVLNLLASTGHATRHRRLVLWREVAYTIPFTAIGVAGGVYLLNELDAALLRKGLGLFVVAYAVFAFATATRPLRAPRALLRPLGAILSTTAGFLGALFGGAAGPLYAIYFSNLELARDVFRVTVTTTLLVQAALRATSYAGLGLYDRTTLIVLAVALPFMWLGGRLAERVAGRIEPHTFGRVVGAVLLASGAALLFK
- a CDS encoding tripartite tricarboxylate transporter substrate binding protein translates to MNRIGLSLFALALSISAVATHAQTYPQRVVRFVVPGPPGGATDILARTVGQKLTEAWGQPVIVDNRTGASGIIGTEYAARAAPDGYTLLMGHSGTHAINVSLRKTLPYHPVKDFAPITLVATAPNILLVHPSLPAKSVKELIALAKGRPRDLTYASAGVGFSQHLAGELFATMAGIKMLHVPYKGSAPALTDVIAGNVLLMFPNIPASLPHIQSGRLRALGVTALERSSVVPQVPTIAESGLPGYEAIAWFGVFAPAGLASDLVARLNADIVRILTQPEVRERITRLGADPVGNTPEQFGQYVQKEITKWAKVIKDSGAKLN